The genomic window CAACTGCACAGATATTTCATATTAAGCCCTTTTTAGGTTCAACAGAATAAACAATAGCATTAGGAACTGCATCCATACAGACTGTATAGACCTGTACTTAAAATCTGTTAACTGGAATAGAAATAAAGTGCTTAGTATATCCAAAACAATTGTAGACCTGGATTTTCACTGCCAACCAACACTGTGGtaaattttaaacttttaattATTACTATAAACCTTTGCAATATGTCTACCTAAGGAAGAAGAGGGAGGAATGTCTAGTGTCAAAAGCACAACTCCTTAATTTTGTCCATTACAAAATGAACAAACACAAAATACGATCCTTTCAAACACGTTTTTCAAACTGTTTCACAGTCATTCACCAGgagctggaaaaacaggaatcCATAAGAGGACTGCACCACTTAGAATGTCCTGTCAACAGCAGACCAGTAAACCGAGTAAGTCTTCCAGCTCAAAGCATCTTCCTGCTCCACCATCAGACTTGCTGTGGCATAGCTCTTGCTgtatttctgctcctttcctgctcctgccatgaCTCAGTATTCCAGCTCCATGAGCAGTGGGCACGCACAAAGGCATTCAGTCTGTTACCTTGCTGGGATAACAAGACTAGCAGCTCAAGAACCTTCTCAGCAGCTGCCTTCAAATCAggtcctgctctgggcaggagaCACCTGCCTGGGCTTTTGAGCCTCTGCTGCTCTATTCTTCTCCAACTCCTCTGCCTTCCTCCGCTCTTCTTTCAGCTCCTTGTATCTCCATTTGGGAATCTGCAGATAGGGGTCCTCCTTGgcactgctcctcctcctggcctTTTCTGGCTGGAAGGTGGGCGGAGGAGCCTTGCTGACACGGACTTTGGGGATGACAAATCCCGGCCGGACACTGCTCCGTCGAAGCAGGTGGAGCGGCAGCAGACTTGCTTTCCTCGTGGCTACTGTTGTCACCTGGGACATGGCCATGCTGATGGGCTGCAGGCTGGCTCTTCGTTCCTTCTTCTTGGGGACCACAGTGACTTTGGAGTTCTGGAAGAGCTTCTCATAGCTGCTAACGTGATCTTTGTCTTGAGATCGGAtctcctctgctctctgcttcctAAGGATCTCCTGCACTGCCAGTCTGCGTTTCCCCACACAAGGTGGGCTGCCTGGGCACACAGTCCGGCACCCCAGGGCGATGAAGGGACTTCCCAAACTTGTTGTCACCTTCACCATGTGGTCAAGAACCCCATCCTCTTCTGGGCCATAGAAAGACCGGAACGAGACAGCAGCCCTTACACACTCAGAAATCTTCTGCAAGCAGCTTTTTGGCTCTGCAGCCTTGGCAAGAAGTTCCTTCATTTTTGGCCATTCTGGTTTATATTGATCAGAAAACTGTTCTGGGCATGGCCTGTCCATCAGCTTCTGCATGACGAAGGCAGACTCTGATCTTCCTGTGAAACAAGCCCATTCCCATGAAGTCAGTCCCCGGCTTGGGTCAGTTGCATGAACATTTGCccctcaaaagaaaaacaattagcattaattaattaaaacacCCACATTTCTGTTATCAGAGGTGAGTCAGGCAGATCCCTACATGAAAATGTCACATAAAATACACAATAATATTTGTGTCAAAATGAACATACAATAAGGATACATCTGATTCCTGACTTTATGAACTCCTTATGTATTTAAAACAAGGTAAAAGGCATTAAGAGTGCATATATGAAATTCTCTTAAAATtacaaataatgaaataatgagTTTCACCTGCATTTAATCTTGACTGCCATTTTAATATCCATTCACTTGAGCTCACAAGAAAAGAGTTACAGATATGGAAAGAAACAATTCTCTATAAAGAAATCCTTCCCCGTATCGAATAGTGAACTTTCTACTGGTCACATCCACTTGGAAGAAAGGTCTTAGGCTAATAATCACAAGTTTCATGAAAATATCCACTCACTGCTCACTAGGGGTAAaaacagtaaataaaataaaattaatttcttttaaagtatttccattaaaaatggggggaaaaaaaagaaagtaaaaaatgtGCAATTCATGCTTTCTTATGTCTGAAAGGACCCTGTAGAATTAGGAAATGTTGAGAAGATGGTAACAAGGGTGATCAAATATAAGGAAAGTATCCATAAATGTCCAAGAGTGGATAATGGGTGAGATGGACCTTCAGTTTGAACCCAGAACAGCTGGTCTCACCTACCTGAGATAACAAGCCTAAGGAAATGAAGTAACTGTTAGCCAAAACATTCTGTTATTGCTAAGTGGATCAGCCATAAAAGGCAGCTGGGATACAGGCTACACAGCAGAGGCTTAGACATTTGAAGTGTTTTGTCCTggaaggaaattatttcaaGTGGCCTGtcctcccattcccagtttatGATCTTAATCTCTCTGATTCTGATGTCTGTCCCCATcaccattctttttttttctcacatatTTCTGCATCCTTTTTCATCTTTGCATTTCTTTTGATCTCTCCATTGATCTCTCCATCTTCCACTAAGACCTCACACATTGGCTTTTGCCCTTCTTCTTCCCTCTTGTTTTCAAGTGGAGTTACACTCTTCTCCCCCGGGGCACTTGGGGGCTATTGAAAAGAGGATACAAGAATATCATGAGAAGCAGACATCCCAGTCTGCCCCATGGTATCCTTTACAACTTCCTTAGTATCATACCCACATTCCTTGGCAACCTGAAAATTGCAGGGAAGTCTTCCCATGACATTAGGGTGGAGCTGTGGGCATTTGTCAATGAGGATGGCGTGTGCCCAGTCCTGCTGACAAAGAAGAGCTCTGTAAAGGACACAGGAAGCTCAATCCAAAGTGCACCTGTGGAAGAATTGCTGCAGAACAATGAACAGCAGCAAGTGGTTCTGGAAGCTGAAGTTGGCAGGACACTGTTGCAAATAGCCAGCAGATTACAGCTGGTGAATGCTAAAGGATACAAAAGACCTGTCAAAAAATTGGCTTGATGGCACCAATTAAAAAGAATCTCAGAGACGTGTCAAGGACTTGACAACTGGCACCATATCCTGGGCTTTGCATCCAAGTGATCCTGGGCACACACACCTTGATGCTCTACAGTACATGGGTATGAAGGTGAAGAATGAAATCAATGGGAGAGTGAGGGAATACTCTCTGGTTTCAGGCAGACAGGTTCTTAAACTGAAAATCCTTTGGTTTATATTCTGCCTCTGAACTTTGACTGATCTCAGAGGGAGCTTTGCATGCTCCAGTCTGCAGACTGTTCTGCAGATCTGTTCCCTGGGACAGGCACGGGCACTTTGCCCAGCTGCCTTCAACATACTGAGCTCTGCAACATTTAGTCATGGTTTACTCATatctctgtccctgcagacaGTTTCTGGGTTTCTTGAAAGAGTTTAAAGCTGGGATACAAAGAACATTTGACTTATTGAAGGGCTTCTTTACCAGATGAAGGACCATTTTCAAACAGACAACACAAAACTGACCCACACAGATCTTGTCACAAAAGTGACAGTCTATCCCATTGCTTCACAAGAAGGAGATGTCCAGAAATCTGAGGAAAGGGCCAGAGAATACTGGTAATGAGACTGTTACCAGAATACTGGTACATAAAataatactaattttttttccaggtggATTATCTTGGAGACAGCATTTCAAACTGGAATAAGGAGTACTTGATATAAGGAAAAGCAACCACAATCCAGTTTGTGGTGGGTTCAGTATAACCTTTCCCACAAAGGACGTTTTGTCATTAGAGGAAGATAAAGGCAAAAAGAGAGCACGGGAAAAGTGATAAAAATCTCAGCTTTATTAAGCTAGTTCCTAAGTCTCTGAGAATATCCCTAAAGAGAAGATGCTGGAGACATAGATCAAGAATGGATGTGGAAGGAGACACCCTAAGCAAAATTGCTGATAACAGTTAAAGTATAATTTAAGTGAAATTTGCAGAAAGGacactcagagagagagcaccagggcactgcagggagtCAAGCACGGGACCCGGCCTGGAAGGTGGAAAGAAGCCAAAGAGAAGGAACGAATCAAAGAGTTCATGTGGATTTGAAGAAAGGATCTCAGAGGCAGAATGGTTTGATGAAGTTCATGACTGTAGAAATTACAGATAAATCACAGAGGGGTGGGAAAAAGGCAGATCAACACATACCTCCTGCTTCCTAACCTCTTTTTGAACCTCCCGACCCAAACTTCCTATCTTTGGATTTCCCTCATCTCACACTAGCCTCTTTCCCTAGTCCCTTCTTAATACTTGCCTGAATCTGAGCTCCTTCCCAAAAAAGCTCACTGTGACTGTGGCAAATTATGTGGAAGTTGTTTCCCTGATGTACATATAACAGGCAAGGAATTAATACAGGAAGAACAGCAGCTAAAGGAATTGTcttcaaataaaaaatttaattctCAGCTTGTAAACAAGCAAGAGGTCTAGACAGCTGTTTACCATTATCTTCAAGAAAAAGTCATTTCAGTTCTGATATGGTGCAGCTGTGAGAATTTGGAGCCGAGTAGCTCAAAAAGAGCAGTGTGAGAAACTGTTCAGTGGGGGCTCCTCACCTTTGCTTGGGGGCTGCACTCAGCTCTGGTCCTTGTCTGGGCTatgcctgtgccctgctggcctGGACCCTGACCCACAGACATAATTTCTTGTTTTGCCTCAGACCTATCTTGACTCTATGAACTTGCCTTTGTTATCATGGACTTGCCTGGCAAtcactgcagtgctgcctgATCCAGGTTATtgacaccagccctgccacGTTCCTCAAAGGAACACCTTTGTTGATGAGGCTGGTGCTGTCACCCTTGGCTCATCTTCCTCTGAGGAGAAGCCCATTCTTTCTCCCATGGCTCCCCAGGTGTTTTGGAAACTGTCTCAGAAAACAATACTACAGAGTATTGAAATCCCAACCTACCAAGAGAAATCAATGCTGACTTTTTACCTTGTATCACAAAATCTCTCCTAAGGTGTTATTCACCATAGTTTTATTGATTTTCTGTGCAAATCAGGATACATTCCTGAACAAACTTGTCATTCAGCAGAATGCCTTATCTAGAATATACATGAGTAGTCATGTCCCTTTGTAAATGTGATAGCAGTCTTATAGAACTAATTGTAATTTCAGTGTAACTATAGCCTACAAGTTTTCTTTCAGGAATGCTGCACTTGCCACTTGCCTTGCTTTTCCTAGAAGTTTCCCTGAAGATCATTTTCAGCACAATTAATTTGAACACGCATGCTCCTTTAGGATATAAATATCCTATTTTATTAAGACTTCAAGTCCTTTTGAGGTGCAGAACAGGCATCTTGAGTTTAAAGATGGGGCTGAAGAGACTCGGGTGTTTGTTGCCAGCCTGTTTTTTGGGTGGTGTTTAAAGTCCAGTCTCCAGATCCAGGGCCACTCTGCCAGCATTACTAAAGCAGCACTGAGTTTAGACTGGAGATTACAGCAGGGCTTGACACGTGAACAGCAACCAGCATTTCTGGCTGGCTCCCCTGATGAGTGCTGGCAGCGGCGTggtgctggcagtgcagcagcctgTGACAAACTGCCAGTGGCAGAGGGGCCCCCCTTCACCCGCTGTGTGCTCACAAACAGCAAATTCACATGTTCCAAAGGCTCCCTCTGAAAGAGCAACGCTATGGCCAAGTGTCTCAGAGTGCCTTAATCTTGTAGTGATTGACCTTGCCCCCCCTCCACAAACTCAAATTTCAGAAAGAGCAGTCACTTTGGCAATCCAGCTCCGACCATCTGTCACACATTGCTGTCACCTCTTTCCCCATCTGACTGTGCTGAATCCATGCTAAGGCAGCTAGGAAGGTGAGTTATTTTGCTTTGCTGACCTCCTGCATTGCCATCAGCAGAGGTCTTACCCAAGCCTCTGAATGGATACCAGGTTTAAAACCTCCTGGCTGTAACTCTTTTCTAAACACACATAACTGCTTTGTAGCTGTGCAAGGAGACCCACAGCAGATTATGGGTGTTTCCCCTCTATGTTGCCAtgcatttttacattttaatatCAAATTTTGCTGCTTTATTTGTGAAACTTATTTTTTCACCAAAtcttttaataatgttttttaCCTTCTGCAGCTCACTAGTACTTAATTGTCAGCACCCACTCAGTGTCTCTTAAATCTCAAACTACTTCTAAATCCATTCTGAATGAGaatttccctccttccctccctccattTCACCAGACTGTGCAGTGCTAAAAAATACTCAGATATTAAAATGGGTGAAGGCAAATTACTGCGCTTCCTTTGTGGCCTCTAATTTGAGCTGAAAATGTGAGGAACTGCAAGTACTCACTGAAACTGCAATTCAGAAAATCAAAGGTATATTAACTTGCTAGATCTTTAGTTGGTGGATGACCTTGGGTATCCTCTCTATCTCTGATGCAAAAATAGGCTGATAAAGCTTTCTGTAGGCAAACCCAAGATGGAGgctaaaaaaacccattttctgGCTCTCTAAAGGTTTGTTCTCCCCAATATTCTGGTTTTTTATGAATCATGGAAACAAGAAATGGCTATTCAGATGCCAGAGGCAGTAACCACAGAAGTGAACTTTGATAATAATATTTTAGTATAAGAATCAGAATAACAAGTACTGTGTTATTTGCATAGATGAAAGGTTGCAAAACAGCTTCTAGTGACCCAAACAGAAAGAACAAGCTTCCCTCAGATCTCAAGTGATAATAATAGGTCATGACACCATAAGGCAAATTTGACAAGTCAGAAAATCTTAAGATTGAAGTTTCATTTTAAGTAATGATTTATAACACTCACTGGAAAATTCTGAACTAGCATCTGCATGATGTATGTGTGAGTCCAGAAAGTACATCTGTTTCTAGTAGTATTCAAGCTCTGACAGTAGTTTCATAATTTTCTgtcataaaaatttaaaatgaatgATCCAGTTCCTAAGCCTTTGTTCCAGAGTAAGAGGCTACAGAACCTAGCAGAAAATAACACACTAGTTACCACATCATGTCTTCTGTGTCATATCAATGTCTAGAAACTGGATATTATGGAATGAAGGATAGTAATATCACTATGCTTGACAAAATCGTGTGACTTAAAATACTCTGATTATGAAGGGTTAGACTCTTGTGACAGCAAAATCACTGAAATGAACTCTTTGTTCAAGATCTCTCCCAACGATATGGACCTATAGGACTCTTGATCTGGACAGTAACAATATTCACGTGCCATTTGTTATTATTTCCACAATATTTAATTTGTGTTTTCATATTTGCATCTGAAAAACAAGTATATATAGTAATAGAAACTAGTTATTTAATCGTTATCTAAAAGTTTATATACCAATTACttcatattaaaaaacccaTACAATATTGTGGCTGAAAAACGCTGTATGTTAGGACTGCTCTTGTAGAGGCTGTTGCCCCTCAAGGAGCCTTCTGATTCTCCTCTCCAGGACCCCTTCACCTTGCAATGCAACACAGCCAGAAATTCAACAGCAGACAAGAGCCAAGAGCAAAAAACATAATTCCTGTTCTCAGTTGTGTAGAGAGACAGGTGGGCAGAGAGGGACCTGCTCactccctgtgccacagctccctccttGCAGCAGACACAGACCTGGTGGTGCTCTGTTGCTCATAAACCTGGTGACCAAACTCAGAGCTGTAGAGGCATTAACAAAAAGTGAGTGACCAGATTTCCCACCAGTGTTCCCTGGTGGGATGTGGCCCCTACACTCAACACTCATgacaggggctggagcccccaAAGCTTTCCAGTCCCCAACACAGTTCAAGGCAGAAATGGAGGTCTGGCTGTGATCTCACCCTTGCAGTGTCTGCCACACACAGAGATGGCAGCCAGCGACCAGCATGTCTTTCCCACCTGTGTCATGGATTTCATCAACTCATGTTCTACAAATTTTGGTGATCCTGCTCCCCAGACTCTCCTGGAGACAATAAATCTCACCTTCACAGCTCTAGGAGAGCTCCTGGGTGAGGTTGTACAAGCAAACTCCTGCAGCATGTGCCTTCACTGCCTTGACTAAGGCTTATTTAAAAGCTGCACAGATTTCCAGGAAAGGCTGTACCACAGTTCTCAGAGCAAAAACATCCCAAGAGACAATTTTATTCTTGGTAGTTGTTAGATGTTGACAAAGACGAAGAAAAGCACTTTGCATACCTGCCATCATCAAGGCTTTCACACATTCTGTTCGGCCCTGCATTGCAGATTTCATCAGGGCTGTGAATCCAAACGCATTCCTCTTCTCAATATCAAGCCCAGGAAAATAGTTCAACAAATAGTTTGTAATGGTTATGTGCcctttaaagaaacaaaaaagcagagaaaatgtcATACAATGCAGGTGCTGTCTCAAGGATAAACCAAAAATTTACTCCTGCAGGTCTGATAACTGGAAAATGCAGATAATTAATAAGATATCTTTTCTTTGTGTCCTCTTCCATTCAACACTCATCAGCCATCATCAGCCTTAGGATTAAGTGGCCCTGACTTTTGACCAGAATATTGGGATAGGAGGTGGAAAATCTGGGTTCCTACCTTCTCTCGAATTGCTCTCCTTTCTGAAAAGTCAGTTTAAGGTAAGAGAATAATTGAAGACCAGAAATGGTCACTCTGAGTTTGCAAGGGGCCCCAGGTTCTTGACCCTGTGAGTAGCACTGCAGAGGCAATCCCTACACCCGATGCCCCATCACCAGGGGCAACTTATTCCAAAGGTTCAgctttttccctcccctggTAAATTTGAGCCTTACAATCATGCTGCTTCATTAAAAAGTGATGACTGCACATAGTTGTTCCAGCTAACAATGCTTTCAAACTATGCCAGGCCTGATACAAGAGCAAGGAATATTTTGTGTAGCAtcccacatttttatttttccatctgaCAGTGTAAAGCCACTTGTCTACTTTCCTGCAGTTGGGAAATTGGATTGATGTTCAGTTTTGGtagtaaaataaattatttaagttCTGTTTCTAAAAGCAACTGTTGTTGCCATTCATGGGCCTTGTGTGCCAGGATAACTGGTGTCTACAAGGCTATATGGAGGAGCTGAACACATCTCTGGCTAAATGGTTGGAAGAGCAATTAAGACACCAAATCTTTATAATTGGACTATCAGATGAATAGCTAGGGTCATTATGACTCATTCAAAACAGTTTTCCCTTCACTTGTCAATCATTTTATGATGCTTTGATGCTCTATAAAATAATGCCGTCTGTCAGGCAGCTGCAACAATCACAATTTAATTAGCAAGAGCTGTAAAAATATTCTCTCATTTTGCTCTGCAGACCAGATGACTATTCTGTGATGCATGCCATTCAAATTCATCTAGAAATATTACTGAAGTAGATTAGAATTCATACAGGACAATTTTAAAAGTCTGTAGCATCACATCTGGTGTACATTTCATCAGCAGCCACTTTGTACCAACACAGTCCTCCATTCATTTTGAAAAGCAAGTTAAGAAAGTCTTTACCAATTAATTTGTGTTGCAGGTGTTACTCTTTCTCTCCTATTTTTTTTACTCTGTTACCTTTCTGCATAACTGGAGACTCTCGTGAAACCTGAGCAGATGTAGAGATAATGCAGATCAGATGAGCAACTCCAGAGCCAgagaaaaccaaataaaaagCTCCCTGTACCTTGAGCAGTCTGATGAGAATGAAATATAAAGTTTCATCAAACCACAACAAGCTGAACAAAGCAAAAGCGAACTGTGTTCAGGGCAGGATCAAGTGGCCTGGTCCTGCTTACTCAATACAGAGAATTCAGCTTTGCTGATTCTATGGCATAAAATCAAATCCTAGAAAGGAGTCAGTTGCTACTGGGAGAATCTTTGTGCCCAAATTGTTTTGCAGGACATGCTCTGATTCAGTGATGTGCAACATCATGAAGGTTCATGAAGGCTTTGGAACAAAACCCTGCTTTTTGACCACAAAGACTAGAGACAAGCTGAAAGAagtagaaataataaaatggaaGATTTTTCAGCAGTTATTACATCACTGAAGATGTTCTTCCTTTTGCCAAAAGTATAATTACAGTAGGAGATGTTTTGCAAATCTGGGGTGATCCTAAGAATTAATCCTGAAAGACCTTTCTTAACCAAAACTCTCCAGGGGACTAGAAGTGACTTCAAAttagacacaaaaaaaaaaaaaaaccaaaaacaaaccagcagcaaaatatgaaagaaaattaagaagtTTGTGATTCACAGAAGTTTTGTGTCTCAGGGATTCCTGAAAATCAGTTTTAATCTGGAGGATCTTCTGTCCTCTGAGGTTTTGCTTCAGATTTCCAGTTCAAACAGATATCAAATTCAAAGCAAAACTCAGAGCTGCCAAGTTTTAGTTCAAACCCCGTCGTACACTTTTGATTTAATGCCATGAAGTTTGCTTTGGTTCTCCTGTGTCTGCGTGAATGAGCAGCCTGTACCTAATTTATAAACTGGGTGAGCCTCCTGTGATGCGAAGTCTGCTGTGAAAGCCCTGTGCAGCTCTAAAATAAACGAGCCTGGGCTCTGCCCGTTTGGCAACACTGAATTCAAAGCAGGCTTTTGCTGTTTGCAAGCCAGATCTACTTCCTACCAGAACTGGCATGCCAAGGGCTCACTTCTTCTCCCTGCGAGCCATATTTAGAGATCAGCACAGATGTCTGTAATAGCTTAATTCACTTAATTGCTGCCACAAAGGAAGGGCCTGTAATGATGACAATATTACCTAATAATCTGTGTAATGCAGGCAGAAGGATAAGCTGCATAGTAAGGAAGACCCTTTGTCAAATAACATCTCACTCCTGAATTGTACCTGCAAAATTCTTGTGTTTGGCCTGCGGGCAGCGAATGCTTCCTCACAGATGGATGGAACCAAAGACACCCAGAAGGCTTTATCTTCTGGGTGTTTTAGGTGTCTGTGTTCTCATGTCTTTCTTAATAAACAGAAACTGGGATAGCTTCCAATTTTGTTCCCAGCAAGGCTCTCAAACTGGTGGCTGTAACATAAAACATGTATACTTTGTAAGCAAATACAACTCCCTCTGAGCACCAGTGCATGCCAATTACTATACATTGATGTAGCTATGTCCCCATCAGCAGcagaactgaggaaaaaaatttgtaattttctttcttttccttttccacttGTTATTTCAACCACATGTTTGTATCAATCTCCCGTTTTTTTCTGCATTGTCCTTGTAATGATGTTTAatgatttttcttctgcttcaaTAGCATTACCACCCATTTCTGGACACCACCTGCTGCAGACTGCAATGCATTTACAGTTCTGGAAGGCAAGCTCTCTCTGAAAAGGGATATAAGAAATAGGAAACATAGAGAAAGCAGGCGAACAGACCAATTTTCAAATGTGACATTTAcacacaaagcacagcactTTGTGGTTATTTTTCTATATTAATAAGCTTGTTAAGACAGAACTGCTTTTCACTGATCCTCCCAACCTGTCTTTCTCTGATCAGCCCATGCAGAAAACTTCAGCCTTAGATACTTTTGTTGGAGGATGAGAATCTCAAATTATCAAAAGCAATATGAGAAACTGAATTCACTCATCTTCTGAGACTCTAGTTGCTCTTTAATTTAATCCTA from Agelaius phoeniceus isolate bAgePho1 chromosome 1, bAgePho1.hap1, whole genome shotgun sequence includes these protein-coding regions:
- the ANKRD33B gene encoding ankyrin repeat domain-containing protein 33B, with the translated sequence MVLLSGHGEQLPGERVCPAPAAAKEMPGAGAESSPEQGAAEAAAEEPDEEEEKEVEEEEEDCEEYEDFSELPDTCSIASDDSFYPPRGLDDDDEDIWSLEGDERDSPEALSLFRACCTNNSIVLKALIRQGPQEEEVREADRNRRNGLIVACYQGYVDIVMALAQCPHLDVNWQDNEGNTALITAAQAGHITITNYLLNYFPGLDIEKRNAFGFTALMKSAMQGRTECVKALMMAGANVHATDPSRGLTSWEWACFTGRSESAFVMQKLMDRPCPEQFSDQYKPEWPKMKELLAKAAEPKSCLQKISECVRAAVSFRSFYGPEEDGVLDHMVKVTTSLGSPFIALGCRTVCPGSPPCVGKRRLAVQEILRKQRAEEIRSQDKDHVSSYEKLFQNSKVTVVPKKKERRASLQPISMAMSQVTTVATRKASLLPLHLLRRSSVRPGFVIPKVRVSKAPPPTFQPEKARRRSSAKEDPYLQIPKWRYKELKEERRKAEELEKNRAAEAQKPRQVSPAQSRT